A genome region from Setaria italica strain Yugu1 chromosome III, Setaria_italica_v2.0, whole genome shotgun sequence includes the following:
- the LOC101770815 gene encoding exocyst complex component EXO70A1, translating to MERRRAAATEEEEAILRDKANLLRESMRRSEIIQRCAAAAVTSITTRMAAIDDAVRPAEARTYDACRVHDNVRRSLRAVDPIVRRLDLVQEAESVVLNRPSKDLGAYLHAVDKLRSVECFFNSKRSYRTSDSVLKHVNELLSKAAVGLENEFHRLLSRCSKPVELECLFNSLPCLSQRVSSENIFGGSINSSSKDSSVGQINVHGAYTLPRLIDSRCIPLLSKLVEKSVQLGHHQQFLKIYRDVRGSTLELNIKSLGVEYVTAKEMQIVQAETLDAEIAQWMQFYRIGVKLLFAAERKLCDQIFEGKHALKDHCFAQLTAKSLSILLSFGDAVAKSQGSPEKLFVLLDMFEATLELQSDVEMLFEGHACSENRKSALGLTKSLAQTAERTFSNFKGNILRDSPNSTTADGAVHRLTSYVINYVKLLFDYQSSLKQIFKTHVTEDGTNSDLVSQIVDVVHALETNLEAKSKQYENHCLAHLFLMNNIQYIIRSICRSEVKEFFADDWIQRRRRIVQQHATQYRRISWRKALDFLSVRGITSSLSSTVESTQGSMPTIGSNSSTTSKSVVKERFRSFTMQFEEVCQTQINWVVPDRELRDNLILAIAEILIPAYREFLKRFGPLVGSSRNPSKYIKYNPDELEEALGNLFAKKLLIEKQF from the exons AtggagcggcggcgagcggcagcaacggaggaggaggaggccatacTACGTGACAAGGCAAACCTCCTGCGAGAGTCGATGCGGAGGAGCGAGATCATCCAGCggtgcgcggccgcggcggtcaCTTCCATCACCACCCGCATGGCCGCCATTGACGACGCCGTGCGCCCGGCTGAG GCGAGGACGTACGACGCGTGCAGGGTTCACGACAACGTCCGGCGGAGCCTCAGGGCAGTCGACCCCATCGTTCGCCGCCTCGACCTTGTGCAAGAG GCAGAGAGTGTGGTACTGAACAGACCAAGCAAGGATCTTGGTGCCTATCTTCACGCGGTTGATAAGTTGAGAAGCGTTGAGTGCTTCTTCAATTCAAAAAGAAGCTACAGAACTAGTGATAGCGTGCTCAAACATGTCAATGAATTGCTTTCTAAAGCAGCTGTAGGGTTGGAAAATGAGTTCCACAGGCTCTTATCGAGATGCAG TAAACCTGTTGAACTGGAGTGTCTTTTCAACTCTCTTCCATGTCTAAGCCAGAGGGTGTCAAGTGAGAACATTTTTGGTGGTAGCATAAATTCCTCATCTAAAGATTCTTCTGTCGGCCAGATAAATGTGCATGGTGCATACACTCTTCCCAGGCTCATTGATTCCCGCTGCATTCCTCTGCTCTCAAAGTTGGTCGAGAAATCAGTTCAGCTTGGCCACCATCAGCAATTTCTAAAGATATACAG AGATGTTCGTGGCTCAACTTTGGAACTGAACATTAAATCCTTGGGAGTTGAATATGTTACAGCCAAAGAAATGCAGATCGTGCAGGCTGAGACCTTGGATGCTGAAATTGCTCAGTGGATGCAATTTTACCGAATTGGG GTAAAGTTGCTTTTTGCTGCTGAACGCAAACTGTGTGATCAAATCTTTGAAGGAAAGCATGCATTGAAGGATCATTGTTTTGCTCAACTAACGGCAAAAAGTCTATCAATTCTACTTAGCTTTGGCGACGCTGTTGCTAAATCCCAAGGATCACCAGAAAAACTATTCGTGCTGCTTGATATGTTTGAGGCAACATTGGAACTTCAATCAGAT GTTGAGATGCTCTTTGAGGGACATGCATGCTCTGAAAACCGGAAATCCGCACTTGGTTTGACGAAAAGCTTAGCACAAACTGCAGAAAGAACTTTCAGCAACTTCAAAGGAAACATTTTGAGGGACTCACCAAATAGTACTACTGCCGATGGAGCTGTGCATCGTCTTACCAGCTATGTCATTAATTATGTAAAGCTTCTTTTTGA CTATCAGTCATCACTCAAGCAGATATTCAAAACGCATGTTACTGAAGATGGGACAAATTCTGATCTGGTCTCTCAAATCGTGGATGTTGTACATGCTCTGGAGACCAACCTTGAGGCCAAATCAAAGCAATACGAGAATCATTGTCTGGCGCACCTATTTTTAATGAATAATATCCAATATATCATCAGGTCTATATGCAG ATCTGAAGTTAAGGAGTTTTTTGCTGATGATTGGATTCAAAGGCGCCGACGGATTGTGCAGCAACATGCTACTCAGTACAGGAGAATTTCTTGGAGAAAG GCATTGGACTTTCTCTCAGTTAGAGGTATAACTTCATCATTAAGTTCTACTGTAGAGAGTACTCAAGGAAGCATGCCAACCATCGGATCTAATAGCAGTACAACCTCCAAATCTGTCGTCAAAGAAAG ATTCCGGTCTTTCACCATGCAATTTGAAGAGGTTTGCCAGACACAGATAAACTGGGTTGTCCCTGACAGAGAGTTGAGAGATAACCTTATTCTTGCTATTGCTGAAATTCTCATACCTGCTTACAGAGAGTTCCTGAAACGCTTTGG GCCACTTGTTGGGAGCAGCCGTAACCCATCAAAATATATAAAGTACAATCCAGATGAGCTTGAAGAAGCACTTGGTAATCTATTTGCAAAGAAATTACTGATCGAAAAGCAATTTTGA
- the LOC101775359 gene encoding NDR1/HIN1-like protein 12 codes for MTVKDCGGHKGCECDRHRLYRKLCGALLAFVLLVLFVVLIVWLVLRPHKPRFYLQDLSVLCLNVTPPASTYLFTTMQATVAARNVNDRVGVYYDEVDVYAQYKDVAITVPTRLPVGYQGHGDQSVWSPFLQSMDSVQLPQPLAVALAQDETAGYVLIDVRVDGWVRWKVGSWISGHYHLRVNCPALLTVNEGKGSYGANTGGGTGYFRFQQAAACAVDV; via the coding sequence ATGACGGTGAAGGACTGCGGCGGGCACAAGGGTTGCGAGTGCGACCGCCACCGGTTGTACCGCAAGCTCTGCGGCGCCCTCCTGGCGTTCGTCCTGCTGGTCCTCTTCGTGGTGCTCATCGTGTGGCTGGTGCTCCGCCCCCATAAGCCCCGGTTCTACCTGCAGGACCTGTCGGTGCTGTGCCTCAACGTGACCCCGCCGGCGTCCACCTACCTCTTCACCACCATGCaggccaccgtcgccgccaggAACGTCAACGACCGCGTCGGCGTCTACTACGACGAGGTGGACGTGTACGCGCAGTACAAGGACGTGGCCATCACCGTGCCCACGCGCCTCCCCGTCGGGTACCAGGGCCACGGCGACCAGTCCGTCTGGTCCCCGTTCCTGCAGTCCATGGACAGCGTCCAGCTCCCGCAGCCTCTCGCCGTCGCGCTCGCGCAGGACGAGACCGCCGGGTACGTCCTCATCGACGTCCGTGTCGACGGCTGGGTCCGGTGGAAGGTCGGCTCCTGGATCTCCGGCCACTACCACCTCCGCGTCAACTGCCCCGCGCTGCTCACCGTCAACGAGGGCAAGGGCAGCTACGGCGCCaacaccggcggcggcaccggatACTTCCGCTTCCAGCAGGCAGCCGCCTGCGCGGTCGACGTCTAG
- the LOC101774953 gene encoding exocyst complex component EXO70A1 — protein MESLAQRAALLRESLQKSQQVTDAVVSILGSFDSRLSALDSAMRPIQVRTHAVRTAHENIDRTLRSADVILTQFDRTREAEREIQKGPHENLQGFLDAVDRLRSIERFFSSNRSYRSSDGVLNHVNALLSKALVKMEGEFQNQLSQRSKPMEPDRLFDCLPSTLRPSSESQPEGGKNPSTGSQSDNQQNSEAAVYSPPALIEPKFVPLLSKLAQQLVQAGCQQQCSEIYSEARASALESSLKNLGVEKLSKDEVQKMPWEILESKIGNWIHFMRIAVKLLFAGERQLCDQVFECSQSLRDKCFAAITKNSLATLLSFGEAIAMSKRSPEKLFVLLDMYEIMCELQTEIDTIFVGESCSQMRDSALSLTKCLAQTAQKTFSDFEEAVEKDATKNIHTDGTVHPLTSYVINYVKFLFDYQSTLKQLFQEFKKEDGTGSELAAVTMKIMQALQNNLDAKAKQYKDPALMHIFLMNNIHYIVKSVRRSEAKDLLGDDWIQRHRRIVQQNANQYRRIAWSKVLQCLSGQGLTSSGGSGQVGSEGGNSSGASRAAVKERFRSFNVLFEEIYQKQCSWSVPDTELRESLRLAVAEILLPAYRSFIKRFGPLIENSKAPGKYVKHTPEQLELLLGNLFEGKQERA, from the exons ATGGAGAGCCTGGCGCAGCGCGCAGCGCTGCTGCGGGAGTCCCTGCAGAAGAGCCAGCAGGTCACGGACGCCGTCGTCTCCATCCTCGGCTCCTTCGACAGCCGCCTCTCCGCTCTCGACTCCGCTATGCGCCCCATCCAG GTGAGGACGCACGCCGTGCGGACAGCACACGAGAACATCGACCGCACGCTGCGCTCCGCGGATGTCATCCTCACTCAGTTCGATCGGACTCGAGAG GCAGAGCGTGAAATACAGAAGGGGCCGCATGAGAACCTTCAAGGTTTTCTAGATGCAGTTGATCGGTTGAGAAGTATCGAGCGTTTCTTTAGCTCAAATAGGAGTTACCGGAGTAGTGATGGGGTGCTCAACCATGTGAATGCCCTCCTTTCTAAGGCCCTTGTGAAGATGGAGGGAGAATTTCAGAACCAATTGTCCCAGCGCAG CAAACCTATGGAACCTGATCGGCTTTTTGACTGTCTTCCAAGTACACTTCGACCGTCGTCTGAATCTCAGCCTGAAGGTGGGAAAAACCCATCAACTGGTTCACAGTCTGATAATCAGCAGAACTCAGAGGCTGCTGTATACAGTCCTCCTGCTCTTATTGAGCCAAAGTTTGTTCCATTACTCTCTAAATTAGCACAACAGTTGGTTCAAGCTGGATGCCAGCAGCAATGCTCAGAAATATACAG CGAAGCTCGTGCTTCAGCATTAGAGTCAAGTTTGAAGAACTTGGGTGTTGAAAAACTGAGCAAAGATGAAGTGCAGAAAATGCCTTGGGAAATTTTGGAGTCTAAAATAGGAAATTGGATTCATTTCATGCGAATTGCT GTCAAACTTCTTTTTGCTGGGGAGCGCCAGCTTTGCGACCAAGTTTTTGAATGCAGTCAATCTTTGAGGGATAAGTGCTTTGCTGCAATAACAAAAAACAGTTTGGCTACACTACTCAGTTTTGGAGAGGCAATTGCTATGAGTAAACGATCACCGGAGAAACTTTTTGTTCTGCTAGACATGTACGAGATAATGTGTGAACTTCAAACAGAG ATTGACACCATCTTTGTTGGAGAATCATGCTCTCAAATGCGTGATTCTGCACTGAGTTTGACGAAATGCTTAGCGCAAACAGCGCAGAAGACTTTCAGTGATTTTGAAGAAGCGGTTGAAAAGGATGCAACCAAGAATATACATACTGATGGAACAGTGCATCCTTTAACGAGCTATGTGATCAACTATGTTAAATTTTTATTTGA CTACCAGTCAACTCTAAAGCAGCTTTTCCAGGAGTTCAAAAAGGAAGATGGAACAGGTTCTGAGTTGGCAGCTGTGACCATGAAAATCATGCAAGCTTTACAAAATAATTTGGATGCAAAAGCAAAGCAATACAAGGATCCTGCTTTGATGCACATATTTTTGATGAACAACAttcactacattgtcaaatctgTCCGCAG ATCAGAAGCCAAGGATTTGTTGGGCGATGATTGGATTCAAAGGCATCGAAGGATTGTACAGCAAAATGCAAATCAGTATAGAAGGATTGCTTGGTCAAAG GTGTTGCAATGCCTCTCTGGTCAAGGTTTGACTTCATCAGGAGGTAGTGGTCAAGTAGGGAGTGAGGGTGGCAATAGCAGTGGAGCTTCAAGAGCAGCTGTCAAGGAGAG ATTCAGGTCTTTCAATGTGTTATTTGAAGAGATCTATCAGAAGCAATGTAGCTGGTCGGTTCCAGATACCGAGTTGCGCGAGTCACTTAGACTTGCGGTTGCTGAAATTCTGTTGCCTGCGTACAGATCTTTCATAAAGCGCTTTGG GCCACTCATTGAGAACAGCAAAGCGCCTGGAAAATACGTCAAGCACACGCCCGAGCAACTGGAGCTGCTGCTTGGCAATTTGTTTGAGGGGAAACAAGAACGTGCTTGA